From Pigmentibacter ruber, a single genomic window includes:
- the pilM gene encoding pilus assembly protein PilM gives MQKILGLDIGTYSIKAVIIWNDYKIINDYKNYLVHQLIEKKIEYKEGLSEKEAQTQAIDALIKEYNIEFDLVFAAIDAKNVSIRKVDFQNIRKRDIVGFLENELESSSPFAIEETILDYQIIDYTKNRSSVLAVLVKKDVIRDILEIIEKEHLRVKVLDIDNLTYLNMLSFLDKDPELPEHIDDNTNQQQTNITASLIINIGHSKTTLTFLADKKVLYTRIISIAGDYFNQVLKQKLNIEYPEAEILKHYVSSMETVASEDANSKRNLVSIILADAISELGIEILRTIQSFQVKENIQIQTVFISGGSSKIKGIKDYLHIILKVPVSNIRIKKENFMFEDDEHSDYGGVDSLATFSQALAISMRGLPVIGIASKVNLRKGEFAQISNYDKLIKQIFLYASAAAIVLVCLFISYFIRSILYNQEIDTLKAQFRKDVISMANGEPYSLRAISSKKDWDFKNYGNEAINFLKQNMKDKEKIVENYSSASPSLALNVMSQVSRAIPKELYFEVSEFRIQDDQLYIEAETNSPENLNKIIDKLSKMKELSQVTKKSQSNKLGSDKKIIHFAVSAAVNVGEG, from the coding sequence ATGCAAAAGATTCTTGGCCTAGATATTGGGACTTACTCGATTAAGGCTGTAATTATATGGAATGATTATAAAATAATTAATGATTACAAAAATTATCTCGTGCATCAGCTGATTGAAAAAAAAATTGAATATAAAGAAGGGCTTAGTGAAAAAGAAGCTCAAACACAAGCAATTGACGCGCTAATAAAAGAGTACAATATAGAATTTGACCTTGTTTTTGCTGCTATTGATGCCAAAAATGTTTCGATACGCAAAGTAGATTTCCAAAATATTCGTAAACGAGACATTGTCGGTTTTTTAGAAAATGAGTTAGAAAGTAGTAGCCCTTTTGCTATTGAAGAAACTATTCTAGATTATCAAATAATAGATTATACAAAAAATAGATCATCTGTTTTAGCAGTTCTAGTAAAAAAAGATGTCATACGTGACATTTTAGAAATTATTGAAAAAGAACATCTTCGAGTTAAAGTACTAGATATTGATAATTTAACATATTTAAATATGCTTAGCTTTTTAGATAAAGATCCTGAATTGCCAGAACATATAGATGATAATACCAACCAACAACAAACTAATATAACTGCAAGTCTAATTATAAATATAGGACATAGCAAAACAACTTTAACATTTTTAGCTGATAAAAAAGTTCTTTATACCAGAATAATCAGTATTGCTGGAGATTACTTTAATCAGGTTTTAAAACAAAAGCTGAATATTGAATATCCAGAAGCAGAAATTCTTAAACATTATGTTAGTTCTATGGAAACAGTTGCTAGCGAAGATGCAAATAGTAAACGAAACTTGGTGTCTATAATACTTGCTGACGCAATTTCTGAATTGGGGATAGAGATTCTCAGAACAATTCAATCATTTCAGGTAAAAGAGAATATTCAAATTCAAACAGTATTTATTTCTGGAGGATCTAGTAAAATAAAAGGAATAAAAGATTACCTTCATATAATATTAAAAGTACCAGTTTCTAATATAAGAATTAAAAAAGAAAACTTTATGTTTGAAGATGATGAGCATTCTGACTATGGGGGAGTAGATAGTTTAGCTACTTTTTCACAAGCTTTAGCCATATCTATGCGCGGTTTACCTGTTATTGGAATTGCTTCAAAAGTAAATTTAAGAAAAGGTGAATTTGCACAGATTAGTAATTATGATAAATTAATTAAACAAATATTTTTATATGCAAGTGCAGCTGCTATTGTTCTTGTCTGTTTATTTATTAGCTACTTTATCCGCTCCATTTTATATAATCAAGAAATTGATACACTAAAAGCTCAATTTCGAAAAGATGTTATTTCTATGGCAAATGGTGAACCATATTCATTAAGAGCTATTTCTAGTAAGAAAGATTGGGATTTTAAAAACTATGGTAATGAAGCTATTAATTTTTTAAAACAAAATATGAAAGACAAAGAAAAAATTGTAGAAAATTATTCCTCTGCAAGTCCATCATTAGCGTTAAATGTAATGAGTCAGGTATCAAGAGCAATTCCAAAAGAACTTTATTTCGAAGTCTCAGAATTTAGAATACAAGATGATCAACTCTATATTGAAGCAGAAACGAATAGTCCTGAGAATTTAAATAAAATTATTGATAAACTATCTAAAATGAAAGAATTATCCCAAGTTACAAAAAAATCACAATCCAATAAACTTGGTTCAGATAAAAAAATAATTCATTTTGCGGTTTCTGCTGCTGTGAATGTTGGAGAAGGATAA
- a CDS encoding HAD family hydrolase, whose product MKKKQELPKVQEKSSEIKRIRNKITISGDWWNDKTHVLLDMDGTLINQPGALFHNLFALGVLFRMRSFGSISQLIKAAQKTKEILLSSHSFATNEEAFFETLASELNTSRLKIERFVSKFFDSDYPFICLFLHSDPFARKLVDLLHTSNRHITLATNAVFGRREIELRLKASDLYLHDFDLVTSWDVMKTTKPHTKFFNDTLKKIGAIPERTVMIGNDPYYDLPAHTLGIQTLLVGNKLTLKDIVESLEENIKQNKK is encoded by the coding sequence ATGAAAAAAAAACAAGAACTTCCTAAAGTTCAAGAAAAATCTTCAGAGATTAAGAGGATCAGAAATAAAATTACAATTTCGGGTGATTGGTGGAACGACAAAACACATGTCTTATTAGATATGGATGGCACTTTAATTAATCAACCAGGAGCTTTATTTCATAATTTATTTGCTCTTGGAGTCCTTTTCAGAATGCGCAGTTTTGGTTCTATTTCACAGTTAATTAAAGCAGCCCAGAAGACGAAAGAAATTCTTTTGTCCTCACATTCTTTTGCTACAAATGAAGAAGCCTTTTTTGAAACTCTTGCTAGTGAATTAAATACAAGTAGACTAAAAATTGAGCGTTTCGTAAGCAAATTTTTTGACTCTGATTATCCATTTATTTGTTTATTTTTACATTCCGATCCCTTTGCTAGAAAATTAGTAGATTTATTACATACATCTAACAGACATATTACTTTAGCAACCAACGCAGTATTTGGTAGAAGAGAAATTGAGTTACGTTTAAAAGCAAGTGATTTATACTTACATGATTTTGACTTGGTAACATCTTGGGATGTAATGAAAACAACTAAACCACATACCAAATTTTTTAATGACACATTAAAAAAAATTGGAGCTATTCCTGAAAGAACGGTTATGATTGGCAACGATCCTTATTATGATCTTCCTGCACATACCTTAGGAATTCAAACGTTACTAGTTGGAAATAAATTAACATTAAAAGATATTGTAGAATCTTTAGAAGAAAATATAAAACAAAATAAAAAATAA
- the pth gene encoding aminoacyl-tRNA hydrolase — protein MFILVGLGNPGYQYEQTRHNIGFLLLDQIAAEAGVFVSQQKFGSLTARANWQGYDVFLMKPQEYMNVSGNNVQQALAFFKVPPQNLIVIFDDLDQPHGAVKTRFGGGHGGHNGIRSILERTGTDQFHRIKVGIGKPEHKSAVSNWVLSKFSTDEFTILDKESFPTAKNRIADIMRQITKKSSK, from the coding sequence GTGTTTATTTTAGTTGGCCTTGGCAATCCTGGCTATCAATATGAACAAACAAGACACAACATCGGCTTTCTGCTGCTAGATCAAATAGCGGCTGAAGCCGGTGTTTTTGTTTCACAGCAAAAATTTGGTTCGCTGACAGCCCGTGCAAACTGGCAAGGATATGATGTTTTCTTAATGAAACCGCAAGAATACATGAATGTTTCGGGCAATAATGTGCAACAAGCACTAGCCTTTTTTAAAGTTCCTCCACAAAATCTCATAGTTATATTTGATGATTTAGATCAGCCCCATGGAGCCGTAAAAACACGCTTTGGGGGTGGACATGGCGGCCATAACGGCATTAGAAGCATCTTAGAACGGACAGGTACAGATCAATTCCACAGAATTAAAGTTGGAATAGGGAAACCTGAGCATAAAAGCGCTGTATCCAATTGGGTGCTAAGTAAATTTTCAACCGATGAGTTCACAATTTTGGATAAAGAAAGCTTTCCGACAGCAAAAAATAGAATTGCTGACATAATGCGCCAAATAACAAAAAAATCTAGTAAGTAA
- the gspN gene encoding type II secretion system protein GspN, whose translation MNKKKIISYIFVSLFAFIVILYHTFPYSLLKENIVIQVQNQLNTQKIPLTFSMISLKPYWVTGVEIRGLELENKLDHNDELVIRNITARLSLLPLLIGNITLNMNIEQRDGTIIAKVVLPLFSTLSGEASLKYLDMQAKNFKLDSIFSQLLNVIRLNEKPELALITPIIAKTKIGGRLFGTITYEEKGRAVVKLSLKESYLNTANEALNIPLQNFTTANVDFDWNGKKIQISPTTKFESEDIKFDLNGFVETPSDPKLPWHLDLGLNLKMSGQVEKDFGFLIPQLLNCPNNVIIAGLMKLRLVGDSSSLSCQ comes from the coding sequence ATGAATAAAAAAAAAATAATTAGTTATATTTTTGTTAGTTTATTTGCTTTTATTGTGATACTTTATCATACTTTTCCCTATTCTTTATTAAAAGAAAATATTGTTATACAAGTTCAAAATCAATTAAATACGCAAAAAATACCACTAACTTTTTCTATGATTTCTTTAAAACCATATTGGGTCACTGGAGTAGAAATTAGAGGTTTAGAATTAGAAAACAAACTAGATCATAACGACGAATTAGTTATCAGAAATATCACGGCTAGACTTTCTCTGTTACCTCTTTTGATTGGTAATATAACCTTAAATATGAATATTGAACAAAGAGATGGTACGATAATTGCAAAAGTTGTACTTCCTCTTTTTTCTACTCTATCTGGCGAAGCCAGTTTAAAATATCTAGATATGCAAGCTAAAAATTTTAAACTTGACTCGATTTTTTCTCAATTACTTAATGTAATTAGATTAAATGAAAAGCCAGAACTAGCTTTAATCACTCCAATTATTGCAAAAACAAAAATTGGTGGTAGGCTTTTTGGTACTATAACTTATGAAGAAAAAGGAAGAGCTGTTGTAAAATTAAGTTTAAAGGAATCTTATTTAAATACAGCTAATGAAGCACTTAATATACCTTTACAAAACTTTACAACTGCAAATGTTGATTTTGATTGGAATGGAAAAAAAATACAAATTAGTCCAACCACAAAATTTGAATCTGAGGATATTAAATTTGATTTAAATGGGTTTGTAGAAACCCCTTCGGATCCTAAATTACCTTGGCATTTAGATTTAGGACTCAACTTAAAAATGAGTGGGCAAGTTGAAAAAGATTTTGGTTTTTTAATTCCTCAACTATTGAATTGTCCTAATAATGTAATAATTGCCGGCCTTATGAAACTTAGACTTGTAGGTGATTCAAGTAGCTTAAGTTGTCAATAA
- a CDS encoding tetratricopeptide repeat protein — MQVRAKSSKNNKPITKQKTISRMIFLAKLRRKASSHHNSVNALKKVNKYIFVQDFEKAENLLKKLSLTYPNDYEILFRRVEVSSKRDTLLELLHDLKKLSKDHPKSMAIEFAILLGSIRISSKNEIEKEKRQSFKVHYENLQRENEMYVQTKTPLVNILSNKKIRINRNLDIPDDYIPEEEDVNKQILSNDNKELDASKKQMKEDYYHKALELKMNYPENYAAWYLAGCALESVGRVTEAIEHWKNAFKLNENSICVLATLTELQQMGALSDQHVNFAERFEALDKNLVHGHFETHTALYHEFIQLNDHKNAINALKSLADWLQRQYNEVPVEIEILCLLGAMQAYKMANNIPASEACRAEVENIVIACKKSPRDMNQIYFIAQLCDEYGLKAVARICYFAVLITKDSPPDLVMQTASLCVSTSPSEGLMECLKVAYKNLNGSPEIRFCILLCGLKIANIDINNYMALKNKIRESIASEIPKEEILLKLEEINNIYQFDPEIHYYLGEIYSRIGNNKEAKKYFQYMFNSDFYNSDGILRYIFFLLKIKDYNTAREIAQESLQISSLTEQQTNEMHWSIAATFYSEGEYQNSFDEIQKSLSSDPWNHSYLILLLRSSLNLSNNVFIKESDTIIKNLEEIILQTAITLNPQRDQLIENIIKFGLDCLQNNYSEYAWNLAKCAILISEKFSESLLQFIAKAGASYNSRISVQELLNLKHKGNKEFNFGLLSACIAQIYSLTGNWPLVDEWLLIAKNNQSPAAKLTKQKLFELEALSIIMKGTDYKKAQTLLEAAIDSYDNIQKVPLDTKVLHGYILVTQGQFSAGIEKMQNNISTNASIQSLYFLIKGLERAGQLNNATKESLSQIFHIFPTNTFEQKMIEEIFITVGSKNNTSPVGLAC; from the coding sequence ATGCAGGTTAGAGCAAAGAGCTCAAAAAATAACAAGCCCATAACAAAACAAAAGACTATCTCCCGCATGATTTTTTTAGCAAAATTACGCCGCAAAGCGTCATCTCATCATAATTCCGTTAACGCTTTAAAAAAAGTCAACAAATACATATTTGTCCAAGATTTTGAAAAAGCTGAAAATCTTCTCAAAAAATTGTCCCTTACTTACCCTAATGATTATGAAATTCTTTTCAGAAGAGTAGAAGTTTCATCCAAAAGGGACACCCTTTTGGAACTCTTACACGACTTAAAAAAATTGAGCAAAGATCATCCCAAATCTATGGCTATAGAATTTGCGATCTTATTAGGAAGTATAAGGATTTCTTCAAAAAATGAAATAGAAAAAGAAAAAAGACAATCTTTTAAAGTGCATTATGAGAATTTACAACGCGAAAACGAAATGTATGTGCAAACTAAAACACCTTTAGTAAACATTCTTTCAAATAAAAAAATACGCATTAATAGAAATCTAGACATTCCAGATGATTATATCCCAGAAGAAGAGGATGTTAATAAACAAATATTGTCTAATGATAATAAAGAATTGGATGCAAGTAAAAAGCAAATGAAAGAAGACTACTATCACAAAGCTTTAGAACTTAAGATGAATTATCCAGAAAACTATGCTGCTTGGTATCTTGCTGGTTGTGCTTTAGAGAGCGTAGGTAGAGTAACAGAAGCAATAGAACATTGGAAAAATGCTTTCAAGCTGAATGAGAATTCTATTTGTGTGTTGGCAACTCTAACAGAACTTCAGCAAATGGGTGCTTTATCAGATCAGCATGTAAATTTTGCTGAAAGATTTGAAGCCTTAGATAAAAACTTAGTACACGGACATTTTGAGACACATACAGCACTTTATCATGAATTTATCCAATTAAATGACCATAAAAATGCTATCAATGCTTTAAAAAGTCTCGCCGACTGGTTACAAAGACAATATAATGAAGTTCCTGTAGAGATTGAAATTTTATGTTTGTTAGGGGCTATGCAAGCCTATAAAATGGCAAATAATATTCCAGCTTCAGAGGCATGCCGAGCGGAAGTTGAAAATATAGTAATAGCTTGTAAAAAATCTCCTCGTGATATGAATCAAATTTATTTTATTGCTCAATTGTGTGATGAATATGGATTAAAGGCTGTTGCAAGAATTTGTTACTTTGCCGTCCTGATAACAAAAGACTCGCCTCCAGATCTAGTTATGCAAACTGCTTCTTTGTGCGTTAGCACTTCTCCTTCTGAAGGTTTAATGGAATGCTTAAAAGTTGCATACAAAAATTTAAATGGTAGCCCAGAAATAAGATTTTGTATTTTACTTTGTGGACTTAAAATTGCTAATATTGATATAAATAACTATATGGCATTAAAGAATAAAATAAGGGAAAGCATTGCAAGTGAAATTCCTAAAGAAGAAATTTTATTAAAGTTAGAAGAAATAAATAATATTTATCAATTTGACCCTGAAATTCATTACTATCTTGGAGAAATTTATTCAAGAATAGGTAACAATAAAGAAGCTAAAAAATACTTTCAATATATGTTTAACTCTGACTTTTATAACTCAGACGGAATATTAAGATATATATTTTTCTTACTAAAAATTAAGGATTATAATACTGCAAGAGAAATTGCTCAAGAAAGTTTACAAATTTCATCTTTAACTGAACAACAAACCAATGAAATGCACTGGAGTATTGCTGCTACTTTTTATTCTGAAGGTGAGTATCAAAATTCTTTTGATGAAATACAAAAGTCTTTATCAAGCGATCCATGGAATCATTCTTACTTAATTCTGTTACTTAGATCTTCCCTCAATCTAAGTAACAACGTTTTCATAAAAGAGAGTGATACAATAATTAAAAATCTTGAAGAGATAATTTTACAAACTGCTATTACCTTAAATCCTCAACGTGATCAATTAATTGAAAATATTATAAAATTTGGACTTGATTGTTTACAAAATAATTATTCTGAATACGCTTGGAATTTAGCAAAATGCGCTATATTAATTAGTGAAAAATTTTCAGAATCTCTATTACAATTTATTGCTAAAGCTGGAGCAAGCTATAATTCTCGAATTTCTGTGCAAGAGCTCCTAAACCTTAAACACAAAGGCAATAAAGAATTTAACTTTGGCTTACTTTCTGCATGTATAGCTCAAATTTACAGTCTCACTGGCAATTGGCCTCTTGTTGATGAATGGTTATTAATTGCAAAAAATAACCAAAGCCCTGCTGCAAAATTAACTAAACAAAAGTTATTTGAGTTAGAAGCTTTAAGTATAATAATGAAAGGAACTGACTACAAAAAAGCTCAAACATTATTAGAAGCCGCCATTGACTCATACGATAATATTCAAAAAGTGCCACTCGATACAAAAGTTTTACATGGTTACATTCTTGTGACACAAGGTCAGTTTTCAGCTGGTATTGAAAAAATGCAAAATAATATAAGTACAAACGCTTCTATCCAAAGTCTTTATTTTTTAATAAAAGGTTTAGAGCGCGCTGGACAACTAAACAATGCGACAAAAGAGTCCTTGTCACAAATTTTTCATATTTTCCCTACAAATACCTTTGAACAAAAAATGATTGAAGAAATATTCATTACTGTGGGGTCAAAAAATAATACCAGCCCTGTTGGATTAGCCTGCTAA
- a CDS encoding YcaO-like family protein, whose translation MKKNGYLIQKSLFNNDECDSIVTKIKEHTKNKYASLMALDQGDLMLPEIRELLTSSKLINIVEKYINDDVILASSKLYIRANKQVPFYDSLQISCHPKNKLVSIWIALEDVTPLSSPMYYYPKSHLRTYPSLFERISDSNMSVLNNYRFYESAYEEDLKDYKFKSCIRKIFLPRKGDTMLMHGNLIHGDLGAFDFSKTRASLLAFYLPKNENSYYFTDFPVTRKEKMFDTLREEVLPKIFFTDTNENNSAEKTPEREIAPSKAVENLFTFFKDNKFQIELNSLGEKIISYECLIEKSRSFNSYGYGKGKNEIQSIASAMFESFEHLISKGFFVNCDTTVFIPIQEAMQNWNCFPENIVEKCKEIQEPLLWDIFNGFNTSENLIVPSVILDTPGGDRAQKGNFPFFKLDGAYSNSGTAAGSTYNEAVLHSLNELIERDAHSLLLLKTFCKSNSCNLRIINKETLPENLQSILADCESEVGNSFTLIDMTTDFNIPAIACFSKKIEGTNRPLLGYGCSPSADYAVERSILETVQTWHSYLRDKRKFIEKWNSIDIHVAKIEKMRLAAEENYQEIVEKGLYDIIDYRLLRNLTIKNFGEMSIFDMNIDIVLKKIAKIFSEKNMNIYVKKLFDHTNTELICIRSIVRELEVFNLVTSGLLVAPNKRGIEILNS comes from the coding sequence ATGAAGAAAAATGGATATCTTATTCAAAAGTCCTTATTTAATAATGATGAATGTGATAGTATTGTTACTAAAATAAAAGAACATACCAAGAATAAATATGCTTCTTTAATGGCTTTGGATCAAGGTGATTTGATGTTACCGGAAATTAGAGAATTATTAACTTCTAGTAAATTAATTAATATTGTTGAAAAATATATAAATGATGATGTGATTTTGGCTTCTTCAAAATTATATATTCGCGCTAATAAACAAGTTCCTTTTTATGATTCTTTGCAGATATCGTGTCATCCAAAAAATAAATTAGTAAGTATTTGGATAGCACTAGAAGATGTTACCCCGTTGAGTAGTCCTATGTATTACTATCCAAAGTCGCATTTGAGAACTTATCCATCTCTTTTTGAAAGAATATCTGATTCAAATATGAGTGTTTTAAATAATTATAGATTTTATGAATCAGCTTACGAAGAAGATTTAAAAGATTATAAATTTAAATCTTGCATTAGAAAAATTTTTCTTCCAAGAAAAGGAGATACCATGTTAATGCATGGTAATTTGATTCACGGAGATTTGGGTGCATTTGATTTTTCTAAAACAAGAGCGTCATTGCTTGCATTTTATCTTCCTAAGAATGAAAATAGTTATTATTTTACTGATTTCCCAGTAACAAGAAAAGAAAAAATGTTTGATACTTTAAGAGAAGAAGTGTTACCTAAAATATTTTTTACAGATACTAATGAAAATAATTCTGCTGAAAAAACACCTGAAAGAGAAATAGCTCCGAGCAAAGCTGTTGAAAATCTGTTTACATTTTTCAAAGATAATAAATTTCAAATAGAATTAAATTCTCTAGGTGAAAAGATTATTTCGTATGAATGCTTAATTGAAAAATCTAGAAGTTTTAATTCTTATGGTTACGGTAAAGGAAAAAATGAGATTCAAAGTATTGCCAGTGCAATGTTCGAGTCTTTTGAACATTTAATTAGTAAGGGATTTTTTGTAAATTGTGATACAACTGTTTTTATTCCAATTCAAGAAGCTATGCAAAATTGGAATTGTTTTCCTGAGAATATAGTAGAAAAGTGTAAGGAAATTCAGGAACCTCTTTTGTGGGATATATTTAATGGATTTAATACAAGTGAAAATTTGATTGTCCCTAGTGTCATTTTAGATACTCCAGGAGGGGATCGTGCGCAAAAAGGTAATTTTCCCTTTTTTAAGTTAGATGGCGCATATTCTAACTCTGGAACAGCAGCAGGTTCAACATATAATGAAGCTGTTTTACACTCCCTCAATGAATTAATAGAAAGAGACGCACATTCTCTCTTGCTTTTAAAAACATTTTGTAAGAGTAATTCTTGTAATTTAAGAATAATTAATAAAGAAACATTGCCTGAAAATTTACAATCCATTTTAGCAGATTGCGAAAGCGAAGTAGGAAATTCATTTACTTTAATTGATATGACTACAGATTTTAATATTCCTGCTATAGCTTGTTTTAGTAAGAAAATAGAAGGAACAAATAGACCTTTATTAGGTTACGGATGTTCGCCAAGTGCTGATTATGCTGTTGAAAGATCTATTTTAGAGACAGTTCAAACTTGGCATAGTTACTTAAGAGACAAAAGAAAGTTTATTGAAAAATGGAATTCTATTGATATTCATGTTGCTAAAATTGAAAAAATGCGATTAGCAGCGGAAGAAAATTATCAGGAAATAGTTGAAAAAGGATTATATGATATTATTGATTACAGACTGTTAAGAAATTTAACAATTAAAAATTTTGGAGAAATGTCAATTTTTGATATGAATATCGATATTGTATTAAAAAAAATAGCAAAAATATTTTCAGAAAAAAATATGAATATTTATGTAAAAAAACTTTTTGATCATACAAATACAGAGCTAATTTGTATTCGGTCTATCGTTAGAGAATTAGAGGTATTTAATCTTGTTACTTCTGGGCTTCTTGTTGCACCAAATAAAAGAGGTATTGAGATTTTAAATAGTTAA
- a CDS encoding OmpA family protein translates to MKVSKIFLATAAFSLAVVTVGCNSTKKAEPAEKPKPVEVAAEPAAQVKTENPESNFKTIYFDFNKFDIRGDQKEAAMQIAEALKASPNIQIQIQGNTDDRGSTEYNMSLGARRAETLKNFLIANGVQNTIETISYGKERPVVQGQSEEAWAKNRRDDVVRMK, encoded by the coding sequence ATGAAAGTATCCAAGATTTTCCTAGCTACAGCTGCATTTTCTTTAGCTGTTGTTACTGTCGGCTGTAACAGTACTAAAAAAGCAGAACCAGCTGAAAAGCCTAAGCCAGTAGAAGTTGCTGCTGAGCCTGCTGCACAAGTTAAAACAGAAAATCCAGAATCCAACTTTAAAACAATTTACTTTGATTTTAATAAGTTTGATATTCGTGGAGATCAAAAAGAAGCTGCTATGCAAATAGCTGAGGCTTTAAAAGCGTCACCTAATATCCAAATTCAAATTCAGGGTAACACAGATGATCGTGGTTCAACTGAATACAATATGTCTTTAGGTGCAAGACGTGCTGAAACTCTTAAAAATTTCTTAATTGCAAATGGTGTTCAAAATACTATTGAGACAATTAGTTATGGTAAAGAGCGTCCAGTTGTGCAAGGTCAATCAGAAGAAGCTTGGGCAAAAAATCGTCGTGATGACGTAGTTAGAATGAAATAA
- a CDS encoding 50S ribosomal protein L25, whose protein sequence is MTAETIVIQATKRGDASKGTVRKQRHSGLVPGILYKKGVSTKIEIATSNLPKGHTRSTVLKLVLDGVEKTVLMREVQVNPLNDKPIHFDFQEVEANDKVRIHVPLNFIGLTREQEKEGAFSIRTRYLEVKAPLAKLPKVIDVDVSGLKVEQSVHLHDLTLDKEVSVRTGKGQNLALASLVKI, encoded by the coding sequence ATGACAGCCGAAACTATCGTTATCCAAGCTACTAAGCGCGGAGATGCATCTAAAGGAACCGTTCGCAAGCAACGCCATAGCGGGCTTGTACCAGGAATCCTTTACAAAAAAGGCGTTTCAACTAAAATTGAAATTGCTACTTCCAATTTACCTAAAGGACACACTCGTTCTACTGTTCTAAAACTTGTTTTAGACGGAGTTGAAAAAACTGTTCTTATGCGTGAAGTTCAAGTTAACCCATTGAATGACAAACCAATTCACTTTGATTTTCAAGAAGTTGAAGCAAATGACAAGGTTCGCATTCACGTTCCGTTAAACTTCATTGGTTTAACACGTGAACAAGAAAAAGAAGGCGCTTTTAGCATTCGTACTCGGTACTTAGAAGTTAAGGCTCCATTAGCTAAACTTCCAAAAGTAATTGACGTTGATGTTAGTGGCTTAAAAGTAGAGCAATCTGTTCATTTACATGATCTTACTCTTGATAAAGAAGTATCTGTAAGAACAGGTAAAGGCCAAAACCTAGCTCTTGCATCTCTTGTTAAGATCTAA